Proteins encoded within one genomic window of Platichthys flesus chromosome 13, fPlaFle2.1, whole genome shotgun sequence:
- the u2af1 gene encoding splicing factor U2AF 35 kDa subunit: protein MAEYLASIFGTEKDKVNCSFYFKIGACRHGDRCSRLHNKPTFSQTIALLNIYRNPQNSAQSADGLTCAISDMEMQEHYDEFFEEVFAEMEEKYGEVEEMNVCDNLGDHLVGNVYVKFRYEEDAEKAVIDLNNRWFNGQPIHAELSPVTDFREACCRQYEMGECTRGGFCNFMHLKPISRELRRELYGRRRKGRHRSRSRSRERRSRSRDRGRGGGAGGGGGGGGGGGGGGGGGGGGGGRDHERRRSRDRERSGRF, encoded by the exons ATGGCAGAGTACCTGGCGTCCATTTTTGGGACAGAGAAAGATAA GGTCAactgctctttttattttaaaattggAGCCTGTCGACATGGAGACCGCTGCTCCAGATTGCACAATAAGCCAACTTTCAGCCAG acAATTGCCCTCCTGAACATTTACCGGAACCCCCAAAACAGTGCCCAGTCTGCTGATGGACTCACCT GTGCCATCAGTGACATGGAGATGCAGGAGCACTATGATGAGTTTTTTGAG GAAGTCTTCGCAGAGATGGAAGAAAAATATGGAGAAGTGGAGGAGATGAACGTATGTGACAACCTCGGGGACCACCTAGTTGGAAATGTTTACGTAAAG tTCCGTTATGAGGAGGACGCGGAGAAGGCCGTGATTGACCTGAATAACCGGTGGTTTAACGGGCAGCCCATCCATGCTGAGCTCTCTCCTGTCACAGACTTCAGAGAAGCCTGCTGTCGCCAGTATGAAATGGG GGAATGTACTCGTGGTGGCTTCTGTAACTTCATGCACCTGAAGCCCATCTCGCGTGAACTAAGGAGAGAGCTCTACGGGCGCCGGAGGAAGGG CCGTCATCGGTCTCGTTCCCGATCAAGAGAGAGACGATCTCGCTCCAGAGACAGAGGtcggggaggtggagcaggaggtggtggtggtggaggaggaggaggtggtggtggtgggggaggtggaggaggaggaggtggccgTGACCACGAGAGGCGTCGCTCCAGAGACAGGGAGCGTTCAGGGCGATTCTGA